A genomic stretch from Aedes albopictus strain Foshan chromosome 2, AalbF5, whole genome shotgun sequence includes:
- the LOC115265157 gene encoding uncharacterized protein K02A2.6-like: MKQKEGERFADFMLRLRQQASYCGFDKYSNEVKDILTEIFLTDAVIEGCASVELRRRILQQDRSLSEIEALGVAMESIEVQVMDLNSKQKEFAGGQQAYKISAVNVRDRSQKQVSRREPRKFSEARNNQFSYKTYRCYNCGRRDHISTDRRCPARNIVCHGCKMTGHFESCCRLRNSRKKPVVMPVGGTDRIRVVEDETAPPEPEAEQQPGKTYYAFYSGNDTNVLACEVGGVVLDLLIDSGSDANLIPDVVWESLKQAKVNVRQCTKGSSRILKGYASDLPLPILGTFIADVRVGKRTVAAEFYVVKGGQRSLLGDKTSKELGILKVGLDAFAVTSEAKPFSKIKDVQVQIHMDPHVKPVFQPIRRIPIPLEDAVNRKLEQLLTKDIIEVKEGPASWVSPLVVVGKNNGEPRICLDLRRVNEAVLRERHPMPVVDEYLARLGKGKYWSKLDVKDAFLQVELAPESRDITVFITNKGLFRFKRLPFGLVTAPELYQKVMDQILAGCEGTSWYLDDVIIEGSTREEHDKRLKKVC; the protein is encoded by the coding sequence ATGAAGCAAAAGGAGGGTGAAAGGTTTGCTGATTTCATGCTGAGATTACGTCAGCAGGCTTCGTATTGTGGGTTCGATAAATATTCGAACGAGGTGAAAGATATCTTGACAGAGATATTTTTGACAGATGCAGTGATCGAAGGCTGTGCGTCCGTGGAGTTACGTCGTCGAATCCTACAGCAGGATCGTTCACTTAGCGAGATCGAAGCTCTCGGCGTGGCTATGGAAAGCATAGAAGTTCAGGTAATGGATCTGAACAGTAAGCAAAAGGAGTTCGCTGGTGGACAACAAGCTTACAAAATCAGCGCTGTGAATGTCAGAGATCGCAGTCAGAAGCAGGTTTCGCGACGCGAGCCAAGAAAATTCAGCGAGGCACGAAATAACCAGTTCAGCTACAAGACCTACCGGTGTTACAACTGTGGCCGTCGCGACCACATCTCTACCGACAGAAGGTGTCCTGCACGTAATATCGTTTGTCACGGGTGTAAAATGACGGGCCATTTTGAATCATGTTGTCGTCTGCGAAACTCTAGAAAGAAGCCCGTAGTAATGCCAGTTGGCGGCACAGATCGCATCCGTGTGGTAGAAGACGAAACGGCACCACCCGAGCCCGAAGCTGAACAACAACCTGGAAAAACGTATTATGCGTTTTATTCCGGAAACGACACTAACGTTCTTGCGTGCGAAGTTGGCGGAGTCGTGCTCGACCTTCTCATCGATTCCGGTTCCGATGCCAATCTAATTCCGGATGTTGTCTGGGAAAGCTTGAAACAAGCTAAAGTCAACGTACGCCAGTGCACTAAGGGTAGCTCCCGTATCCTAAAAGGCTACGCCAGCGACTTGCCGTTGCCGATTTTGGGAACCTTCATTGCTGATGTCAGAGTTGGAAAGCGTACGGTTGCGGCAGAGTTTTATGTCGTAAAGGGTGGCCAACGATCCTTGCTCGGAGACAAAACCTCGAAAGAGTTAGGTATCCTAAAGGTCGGACTAGATGCTTTTGCGGTGACGAGCGAAGCAAAACCTTTCTCCAAGATCAAGGACGTCCAAGTTCAGATCCACATGGACCCACATGTAAAGCCCGTGTTCCAGCCAATTCGGCGGATTCCGATACCGTTGGAAGATGCAGTCAATCGGAAGCTAGAGCAGTTGCTTACCAAGGACATTATTGAAGTGAAGGAAGGGCCTGCTTCTTGGGTGTCGCCGCTCGTAGTCGTCGGGAAGAACAATGGAGAACCAAGGATCTGCCTCGATCTGCGTCGTGTCAATGAAGCGGTTCTTCGCGAAAGACATCCAATGCCCGTCGTGGATGAGTACCTAGCCAGGCTGGGAAAAGGAAAGTATTGGAGCAAGCTGGACGTAAAGGACGCCTTTCTGCAGGTTGAACTGGCCCCAGAGTCACGCGACATCACGGTTTTCATCACCAACAAGGGGTTGTTTCGATTTAAGAGACTTCCCTTTGGTCTAGTAACTGCACCCGAACTGTACCAGAAGGTAATGGACCAAATACTGGCAGGTTGCGAGGGAACATCATGGTACCTAGATGATGTGATCATCGAAGGTAGCACACGAGAGGAGCACGACAAGCGACTGAAAAAGGTATGTTGA